A DNA window from Linepithema humile isolate Giens D197 chromosome 6, Lhum_UNIL_v1.0, whole genome shotgun sequence contains the following coding sequences:
- the Sara gene encoding zinc finger FYVE domain-containing protein 16 isoform X6, with translation MEKFVIDLDKVLNDFEFNEDCAEQITSVATTTTVDTSTAEKHTTESASLKTYNFNSEESIDIDVMPSFEKHKDTQPIDVDSKYLLTEKNLVSMSDSNKDSINNFYAHDCVGDNKIEQKSCVHTHDSDQMSLTIYNDISYSLMQKQQNENSDLKDGNRYDKKLNQPNFKPSISNVFNSLNEYINAPTGSLDYVEPILDKKDDLTKVTVMEQDFILTKNATIDHSTTKEKKLDVTDKNTLDYKTILPELDMFVKIDAEDKQDNAMQSVMPQHFTMIKSEKCNTTTIPTSNITVSRLEHDVVDSTEPSDNKMDMNEKAVDNNDRFEIPSENIANKQKQLNLPSHSSIDKYTFIKNKDSIAENTISLNINITNSKNHNENIKTKKACDISSNVHVKHTTDVNDDFSEEELSRYLLELEEEEICKTKGISHSDDTLSLKPHNELGDNKTKTTNQRHEDTNNASKFEKIMINQVPKISQEKFLEKIKNPPIIYHSANTCNENVMDVQCDGTLKVALNEKGKQLQNTQTNELDKTIREKDITKVADQDAVVQESILQALSDITIEEKATLNFENVEEQYNHNIDVTRNLQKNVSTGIQSQDNNDNAVKNLSENKEDYDERLYCQDITENNKDILIQHENRTHDSDKISKTEIIYKIADADCTISHTNENSQEADGKLSRPHTLDIVSPHNKNDSLESLSVTPGEPEQSGTGGIVDEDRGAASDVSDNSLIEYNTVLGKQPPFWVPDSDAPSCMLCDVKFTVLKRRHHCRACGKVLCNKCCNMKFRLEYQGNIDSRVCVSCYDLLTKAESEQGISDWSTEYNSHANCSDVNSSQLAGSLPPPPTVMVPVGVLKREGSKHRTEGQKSVMFSDGIRPGCDLTELDTCWDPKPPYRKQGNKRIFTSGSILTDTATRRQSHPPLDNTTNSYIPHNPNLLPPTVTIHKGQITYHLSMDESVLYKMLQNECEPPVMFAINRNLYAYVKITNLNCCVNKICWNVTSRGLACVGQDEVILLVEVLPDETRIPKDLLIYINQLYLEAIKGNTMTELGFSIFQGSNLLGSREHTGFLFIRQTLQCLQKIILPPAPFLIGLLIHRWETPWARVFPLRLLLRLGAEYRYYPCPLVSVRFRDALYFEIGHTVMKVLADFRNFGYTLPGVKGLTIHLKNRTTDVMFPRNRYDQVIKGLHNSNDHVLAYASNFSIAADSHLVCIQTNTGDESNYQTQAINIHNKPRTVTGASFIVINGALKSSMGLSAKSSIVEDGLMVEIMPEKMEALKAALKNMQDFSIGCGHQGASEPDETVNIKWVDNDVQFNLGVKSPIDGQLMDGIPSIRVHNGTDYKGATRFIRWTEVFIIKSDDHLSGVNDPVDINKLSGNIAKATCLALVKLLDLLATAGLTKLGVRATIHLDNVGYEAGSEGTKLPPIYMKSLDNELIQVLHKAAQSSQDAHTVLELIFYILED, from the exons ATGGAAAAGTTTGTGATTGATTTGGATAAAGTCCTCAATGATTTTGAATTCAACGAAG ATTGTGCGGAGCAAATCACATCAGTTGCTACAACTACAACAGTTGATACGTCAACTGCAGAGAAACATACTACTGAGTCTGCATCTctaaaaacatacaattttaattctgaGGAAAGTATAGACATCGATGTAATGCCATCTTTCGAAAAACACAAAGATACTCAGCCAATAGATGTcgattctaaatatttattaactgaaAAGAACTTGGTATCTATGTCAGATTCCAATAAAGAttccataaataatttctatgcaCATGATTGTGTCGGTGATAACAAGATCGAACAAAAGTCATGTGTTCATACTCATGATTCCGATCAAATGTCTTTAACCATATATAATGACATATCGTACAGTTTAATGCAGAAGcaacaaaatgaaaatagtGATTTAAAAGATGGCAATAGATATGATAAGAAACTAAACCAACCAAATTTCAAGCCTAGTATCAGTAATGTGTTTAATAGTTTGaatgaatatattaatgctCCTACAGGAAGCTTGGATTATGTAGAGCCTATATTAGATAAGAAAGATGATTTAACTAAAGTGACCGTAATGgaacaagattttatattgacAAAGAATGCAACTATTGATCATTCAAcaacaaaagagaaaaaactagatgtaactgataaaaataccTTGGATTACAAAACCATCTTACCAGAGTTAGATATGTTTGTCAAGATCGATGCTGAGGACAAACAGGATAATGCAATGCAAAGTGTCATGCCGCAACATTTTACTATGATAAAGTCTGAAAAATGCAATACCACTACAATTCCAACATCTAATATCACTGTTTCAAGACTCGAGCATGATGTCGTTGATAGTACAGAACCATCTGATAATAAAATGGATATGAATGAAAAGGCTGTAGATAATAATGATAGATTTGAAATACCCTCTGAAAATATTGCTAATAAACAAAAGCAGTTGAATTTGCCGAGTCATAGTTCCattgataaatatacatttataaaaaataaagatagcATAGCGGAAAATActataagtttaaatataaatataacaaatagcAAAAATCACAAtgagaatataaaaacaaagaaagCCTGCGACATCTCATCTAATGTGCATGTGAAACATACAACTGATGTCAATGACGACTTTTCCGAAGAAGAGCTAAGTCGATATTTGTTGGAAttggaagaagaagaaatatgtaaaacgAAAGGTATATCACATTCAGATGATACTTTGTCGCTAAAGCCGCATAATGAATTAGGagataataaaacaaagacCACGAATCAACGACATGAAGATACTAACAACGcgtcaaaatttgaaaaaattatgattaatcaagttccaaaaatatcacaagagaaatttctggaaaaaataaaaaacccTCCTATAATTTATCATAGTGCGAATACATGTAATGAAAATGTAATGGATGTACAATGTGACGGTACGTTAAAGGTAGCTTTAAATGAAAAAGGtaaacaattacaaaatacGCAAACTAATGAATTAGATAAAACGATAAGGGAGAAAGATATAACCAAAGTAGCCGATCAAGATGCAGTGGTACAAGAGAGTATCTTACAGGCCCTATCGGATATTACCATTGAAGAGAAAGCCACATTAAATTTCGAGAATGTTGAAGAACAATATAACCACAATATCGATGTGACAAGGAATCTACAAAAGAATGTTAGCACAGGTATACAATCACAAGATAACAATGACAATGCTGTCAAAAATTTATCggaaaataaagaagattaCGACGAGAGGTTGTACTGTCAAGATATTAccgaaaataataaagatattctCATACAACATGAGAACAGAACGCATGATAGTGATAAGATCTCTAAAacggaaattatatataaaattgctgaTGCTGATTGTACAATCTCTCATACAAATGAAAACAGTCAAGAGGCTGATGGAAAACTGTCTCGTCCTCACACATTGGATATTGTTTCGCCGCATAATAAGAATGATTCGCTCG AATCCTTGAGCGTTACACCTGGAGAACCAGAACAGTCAGGAACAGGAGGCATTGTTGACGAAGATCGAGGTGCCGCGTCAGATGTTTCCGATAATTCTTTGATCGAATATAATACAGTATTAGGAAAACAGCCTCCATTTTGGGTTCCGGATAGTGACGCACCCAGTTGTATGTTATGCGATGTCAAATTTACTGTACTTAAAAGACGTCATCATTGCCGTGCTTGTGGTAAG GTGTTGTGTAACAAATGTTGCAATATGAAATTTAGATTAGAATATCAGGGAAACATTGATTCTCGTGTTTGCGTCTCATGTTATGATTTACTCACAAAAG CAGAGAGCGAACAGGGAATAAGTGATTGGTCAACTGAATATAACTCGCATGCCAACTGTAGCGATGTCAATTCTTCACAG TTAGCCGGCAGCTTACCGCCACCACCAACGGTAATGGTACCTGTAGGTGTTTTGAAGAGAGAGGGTTCAAAGCATCGTACAGAAGGACAGAAATCTGTAATGTTCAGTGATG GAATAAGGCCTGGCTGTGACCTGACAGAGCTAGACACGTGTTGGGATCCGAAGCCACCGTACCGCAAGCAAGGAAACAAGCGGATTTTCACATCAGGATCCATATTGACGGATACCGCAACGAGGAGGCAAAGTCATCCTCCTCTAGACAATACAACCAACAGTTATATACCACATAATCCGAATTTATTGCCCCCGACTGTCACGATACATAAAGGCC AAATTACATACCATCTATCTATGGATGAGAGCGTACTCTATAAGATGTTGCAAAATGAATGTGAACCACCGGTTATGTTTGCGATTAATCGAAATCTTTATGCGTATGTGAAaataactaatt TAAACTGCTGTGTAAACAAAATTTGCTGGAATGTAACATCGAGAGGTCTCGCCTGCGTTGGTCAAGATGAAGTTATATTATTAGTCGAAGTTTTACCAGATGAAACACGGATTCCAAAGGATCTTCTCATatacattaatcaattatatctCGAAGCTATTAAAG GTAATACAATGACGGAACTTGGATTCTCAATATTTCAAGGTAGTAATCTGTTGGGTTCGCGCGAGCACACaggatttctttttattcgtcAAACATTacaatgtttacaaaaaattattttaccacCTGCACCTTTTCTAATTGGACTCTTAATTCACAG gTGGGAAACTCCTTGGGCCAGAGTATTTCCGCTAAGACTTCTTTTACGTCTCGGTGCAGAATATCGTTATTATCCCTGCCCACTGGTGTCCGTCCGTTTCCGGGACGCATTGTACTTTGAGATCGGTCATACTGTCATGAAAGTGTTGGCTGATTTCCGAAACTTTGGATACACTTTACCAGGAGTGAAGGGCTTAACAATTCATCTGAAAAACCGTACCACAGATGTCATGTTCCCTAGGAATCGATATGATCAAGTTATAAAAGGACTTCATAATTCAAACGATCACGTGTTAGCCTATGCTTCAAATTTTAGTATAGCCGCGGATTCGCATTTAGTTTGCATACAAACGAATACCGGCGATGAAAGTAATTATCAAACGCAAGCGATAAACATTCACAACAAGCCGAGAACAG TGACCGGTGCTAGTTTTATCGTCATCAATGGCGCTTTAAAATCATCAATGGGACTCTCTGCCAAATCTAGTATTGTAGAGGATGGATTAATGGTAGAAATAATGCCGGAAAAAATGGAAGCTTTGAAAGCTGCacttaaaaatatgcaagattTTTCAATCGGTTGTGGACACCAGGGAGCATCGGAACCAGACGAgactgtaaatataaaatgggTCGACAACGATGTGCAATTCAACTTGGG AGTCAAAAGTCCTATTGATGGACAATTAATGGATGGCATACCGTCTATTAGAGTACATAACGGTACCGATTACAAAGGAGCAACGCGATTTATACGCTGGACGGAAGTATtcattataaaa tCAGATGATCATTTGAGTGGTGTGAATGATCCCGTGGACATAAATAAACTATCTGGAAATATAGCTAAAGCGACGTGTTTAGCATTGGTCAAGCTGCTAGATCTTCTGGCGACGGCAGGTTTAACAAAACTTGGTGTACGGGCGACAATTCATCTGGacaat GTTGGTTACGAAGCTGGAAGCGAGGGGACAAAATTGCCAcctatttatatgaaaagcTTAGACAATGAATTAATTCAAGTTTTACACAAAGCTGCACAAAGCAGTCAGGATGCCCATACAGTACTcgaattgatattttatatactcgAGGATTGA
- the Sara gene encoding zinc finger FYVE domain-containing protein 16 isoform X1 has product MEKFVIDLDKVLNDFEFNEDCAEQITSVATTTTVDTSTAEKHTTESASLKTYNFNSEESIDIDVMPSFEKHKDTQPIDVDSKYLLTEKNLVSMSDSNKDSINNFYAHDCVGDNKIEQKSCVHTHDSDQMSLTIYNDISYSLMQKQQNENSDLKDGNRYDKKLNQPNFKPSISNVFNSLNEYINAPTGSLDYVEPILDKKDDLTKVTVMEQDFILTKNATIDHSTTKEKKLDVTDKNTLDYKTILPELDMFVKIDAEDKQDNAMQSVMPQHFTMIKSEKCNTTTIPTSNITVSRLEHDVVDSTEPSDNKMDMNEKAVDNNDRFEIPSENIANKQKQLNLPSHSSIDKYTFIKNKDSIAENTISLNINITNSKNHNENIKTKKACDISSNVHVKHTTDVNDDFSEEELSRYLLELEEEEICKTKGISHSDDTLSLKPHNELGDNKTKTTNQRHEDTNNASKFEKIMINQVPKISQEKFLEKIKNPPIIYHSANTCNENVMDVQCDGTLKVALNEKGKQLQNTQTNELDKTIREKDITKVADQDAVVQESILQALSDITIEEKATLNFENVEEQYNHNIDVTRNLQKNVSTGIQSQDNNDNAVKNLSENKEDYDERLYCQDITENNKDILIQHENRTHDSDKISKTEIIYKIADADCTISHTNENSQEADGKLSRPHTLDIVSPHNKNDSLESLSVTPGEPEQSGTGGIVDEDRGAASDVSDNSLIEYNTVLGKQPPFWVPDSDAPSCMLCDVKFTVLKRRHHCRACGKVLCNKCCNMKFRLEYQGNIDSRVCVSCYDLLTKAESEQGISDWSTEYNSHANCSDVNSSQCCTNINGRQPNPNNPMEYCSTIPPLQQLAGSLPPPPTVMVPVGVLKREGSKHRTEGQKSVMFSDGIRPGCDLTELDTCWDPKPPYRKQGNKRIFTSGSILTDTATRRQSHPPLDNTTNSYIPHNPNLLPPTVTIHKGQITYHLSMDESVLYKMLQNECEPPVMFAINRNLYAYVKITNLNCCVNKICWNVTSRGLACVGQDEVILLVEVLPDETRIPKDLLIYINQLYLEAIKGNTMTELGFSIFQGSNLLGSREHTGFLFIRQTLQCLQKIILPPAPFLIGLLIHRWETPWARVFPLRLLLRLGAEYRYYPCPLVSVRFRDALYFEIGHTVMKVLADFRNFGYTLPGVKGLTIHLKNRTTDVMFPRNRYDQVIKGLHNSNDHVLAYASNFSIAADSHLVCIQTNTGDESNYQTQAINIHNKPRTVTGASFIVINGALKSSMGLSAKSSIVEDGLMVEIMPEKMEALKAALKNMQDFSIGCGHQGASEPDETVNIKWVDNDVQFNLGVKSPIDGQLMDGIPSIRVHNGTDYKGATRFIRWTEVFIIKSDDHLSGVNDPVDINKLSGNIAKATCLALVKLLDLLATAGLTKLGVRATIHLDNVGYEAGSEGTKLPPIYMKSLDNELIQVLHKAAQSSQDAHTVLELIFYILED; this is encoded by the exons ATGGAAAAGTTTGTGATTGATTTGGATAAAGTCCTCAATGATTTTGAATTCAACGAAG ATTGTGCGGAGCAAATCACATCAGTTGCTACAACTACAACAGTTGATACGTCAACTGCAGAGAAACATACTACTGAGTCTGCATCTctaaaaacatacaattttaattctgaGGAAAGTATAGACATCGATGTAATGCCATCTTTCGAAAAACACAAAGATACTCAGCCAATAGATGTcgattctaaatatttattaactgaaAAGAACTTGGTATCTATGTCAGATTCCAATAAAGAttccataaataatttctatgcaCATGATTGTGTCGGTGATAACAAGATCGAACAAAAGTCATGTGTTCATACTCATGATTCCGATCAAATGTCTTTAACCATATATAATGACATATCGTACAGTTTAATGCAGAAGcaacaaaatgaaaatagtGATTTAAAAGATGGCAATAGATATGATAAGAAACTAAACCAACCAAATTTCAAGCCTAGTATCAGTAATGTGTTTAATAGTTTGaatgaatatattaatgctCCTACAGGAAGCTTGGATTATGTAGAGCCTATATTAGATAAGAAAGATGATTTAACTAAAGTGACCGTAATGgaacaagattttatattgacAAAGAATGCAACTATTGATCATTCAAcaacaaaagagaaaaaactagatgtaactgataaaaataccTTGGATTACAAAACCATCTTACCAGAGTTAGATATGTTTGTCAAGATCGATGCTGAGGACAAACAGGATAATGCAATGCAAAGTGTCATGCCGCAACATTTTACTATGATAAAGTCTGAAAAATGCAATACCACTACAATTCCAACATCTAATATCACTGTTTCAAGACTCGAGCATGATGTCGTTGATAGTACAGAACCATCTGATAATAAAATGGATATGAATGAAAAGGCTGTAGATAATAATGATAGATTTGAAATACCCTCTGAAAATATTGCTAATAAACAAAAGCAGTTGAATTTGCCGAGTCATAGTTCCattgataaatatacatttataaaaaataaagatagcATAGCGGAAAATActataagtttaaatataaatataacaaatagcAAAAATCACAAtgagaatataaaaacaaagaaagCCTGCGACATCTCATCTAATGTGCATGTGAAACATACAACTGATGTCAATGACGACTTTTCCGAAGAAGAGCTAAGTCGATATTTGTTGGAAttggaagaagaagaaatatgtaaaacgAAAGGTATATCACATTCAGATGATACTTTGTCGCTAAAGCCGCATAATGAATTAGGagataataaaacaaagacCACGAATCAACGACATGAAGATACTAACAACGcgtcaaaatttgaaaaaattatgattaatcaagttccaaaaatatcacaagagaaatttctggaaaaaataaaaaacccTCCTATAATTTATCATAGTGCGAATACATGTAATGAAAATGTAATGGATGTACAATGTGACGGTACGTTAAAGGTAGCTTTAAATGAAAAAGGtaaacaattacaaaatacGCAAACTAATGAATTAGATAAAACGATAAGGGAGAAAGATATAACCAAAGTAGCCGATCAAGATGCAGTGGTACAAGAGAGTATCTTACAGGCCCTATCGGATATTACCATTGAAGAGAAAGCCACATTAAATTTCGAGAATGTTGAAGAACAATATAACCACAATATCGATGTGACAAGGAATCTACAAAAGAATGTTAGCACAGGTATACAATCACAAGATAACAATGACAATGCTGTCAAAAATTTATCggaaaataaagaagattaCGACGAGAGGTTGTACTGTCAAGATATTAccgaaaataataaagatattctCATACAACATGAGAACAGAACGCATGATAGTGATAAGATCTCTAAAacggaaattatatataaaattgctgaTGCTGATTGTACAATCTCTCATACAAATGAAAACAGTCAAGAGGCTGATGGAAAACTGTCTCGTCCTCACACATTGGATATTGTTTCGCCGCATAATAAGAATGATTCGCTCG AATCCTTGAGCGTTACACCTGGAGAACCAGAACAGTCAGGAACAGGAGGCATTGTTGACGAAGATCGAGGTGCCGCGTCAGATGTTTCCGATAATTCTTTGATCGAATATAATACAGTATTAGGAAAACAGCCTCCATTTTGGGTTCCGGATAGTGACGCACCCAGTTGTATGTTATGCGATGTCAAATTTACTGTACTTAAAAGACGTCATCATTGCCGTGCTTGTGGTAAG GTGTTGTGTAACAAATGTTGCAATATGAAATTTAGATTAGAATATCAGGGAAACATTGATTCTCGTGTTTGCGTCTCATGTTATGATTTACTCACAAAAG CAGAGAGCGAACAGGGAATAAGTGATTGGTCAACTGAATATAACTCGCATGCCAACTGTAGCGATGTCAATTCTTCACAG tGTTGTACCAATATCAAT GGGAGACAGCCTAATCCAAATAATCCCATGGAGTACTGTTCAACTATACCACCCTTGCAACAGTTAGCCGGCAGCTTACCGCCACCACCAACGGTAATGGTACCTGTAGGTGTTTTGAAGAGAGAGGGTTCAAAGCATCGTACAGAAGGACAGAAATCTGTAATGTTCAGTGATG GAATAAGGCCTGGCTGTGACCTGACAGAGCTAGACACGTGTTGGGATCCGAAGCCACCGTACCGCAAGCAAGGAAACAAGCGGATTTTCACATCAGGATCCATATTGACGGATACCGCAACGAGGAGGCAAAGTCATCCTCCTCTAGACAATACAACCAACAGTTATATACCACATAATCCGAATTTATTGCCCCCGACTGTCACGATACATAAAGGCC AAATTACATACCATCTATCTATGGATGAGAGCGTACTCTATAAGATGTTGCAAAATGAATGTGAACCACCGGTTATGTTTGCGATTAATCGAAATCTTTATGCGTATGTGAAaataactaatt TAAACTGCTGTGTAAACAAAATTTGCTGGAATGTAACATCGAGAGGTCTCGCCTGCGTTGGTCAAGATGAAGTTATATTATTAGTCGAAGTTTTACCAGATGAAACACGGATTCCAAAGGATCTTCTCATatacattaatcaattatatctCGAAGCTATTAAAG GTAATACAATGACGGAACTTGGATTCTCAATATTTCAAGGTAGTAATCTGTTGGGTTCGCGCGAGCACACaggatttctttttattcgtcAAACATTacaatgtttacaaaaaattattttaccacCTGCACCTTTTCTAATTGGACTCTTAATTCACAG gTGGGAAACTCCTTGGGCCAGAGTATTTCCGCTAAGACTTCTTTTACGTCTCGGTGCAGAATATCGTTATTATCCCTGCCCACTGGTGTCCGTCCGTTTCCGGGACGCATTGTACTTTGAGATCGGTCATACTGTCATGAAAGTGTTGGCTGATTTCCGAAACTTTGGATACACTTTACCAGGAGTGAAGGGCTTAACAATTCATCTGAAAAACCGTACCACAGATGTCATGTTCCCTAGGAATCGATATGATCAAGTTATAAAAGGACTTCATAATTCAAACGATCACGTGTTAGCCTATGCTTCAAATTTTAGTATAGCCGCGGATTCGCATTTAGTTTGCATACAAACGAATACCGGCGATGAAAGTAATTATCAAACGCAAGCGATAAACATTCACAACAAGCCGAGAACAG TGACCGGTGCTAGTTTTATCGTCATCAATGGCGCTTTAAAATCATCAATGGGACTCTCTGCCAAATCTAGTATTGTAGAGGATGGATTAATGGTAGAAATAATGCCGGAAAAAATGGAAGCTTTGAAAGCTGCacttaaaaatatgcaagattTTTCAATCGGTTGTGGACACCAGGGAGCATCGGAACCAGACGAgactgtaaatataaaatgggTCGACAACGATGTGCAATTCAACTTGGG AGTCAAAAGTCCTATTGATGGACAATTAATGGATGGCATACCGTCTATTAGAGTACATAACGGTACCGATTACAAAGGAGCAACGCGATTTATACGCTGGACGGAAGTATtcattataaaa tCAGATGATCATTTGAGTGGTGTGAATGATCCCGTGGACATAAATAAACTATCTGGAAATATAGCTAAAGCGACGTGTTTAGCATTGGTCAAGCTGCTAGATCTTCTGGCGACGGCAGGTTTAACAAAACTTGGTGTACGGGCGACAATTCATCTGGacaat GTTGGTTACGAAGCTGGAAGCGAGGGGACAAAATTGCCAcctatttatatgaaaagcTTAGACAATGAATTAATTCAAGTTTTACACAAAGCTGCACAAAGCAGTCAGGATGCCCATACAGTACTcgaattgatattttatatactcgAGGATTGA